A single region of the Streptomyces virginiae genome encodes:
- a CDS encoding response regulator, whose translation MTVRLLLADDHPVVRAGLRAVLDTEPDFAVVAEATTAERAVELAAREPVDVVLMDLQFGPGPGMHGSEATALITARPGAPRVLVLTTYDTDADILAAVEAGASGYLLKDAPPEELAAAVRTAAAGQSALAPAVALRLMDRMRTPAEALTKRELEVLQLVADGLSNQQISKRLFLSQATVKSHLVHIYAKLGVDSRTSAVAAAATRRLIRTP comes from the coding sequence GTGACCGTCCGTCTCCTGCTCGCCGACGACCACCCGGTGGTCCGGGCCGGGCTGCGCGCGGTGCTGGACACCGAACCGGACTTCGCGGTGGTGGCCGAGGCCACGACCGCCGAGCGGGCGGTGGAGCTGGCCGCGCGTGAGCCGGTGGACGTGGTGCTGATGGACCTGCAGTTCGGTCCCGGTCCCGGTATGCACGGCTCCGAGGCGACGGCGCTGATCACCGCCCGCCCGGGCGCGCCCCGGGTGCTGGTGCTGACCACGTACGACACGGACGCGGACATCCTGGCGGCGGTGGAGGCGGGCGCCTCCGGCTACCTGCTCAAGGACGCCCCGCCGGAGGAGCTCGCGGCGGCCGTCCGGACGGCCGCGGCGGGCCAGTCGGCCCTGGCCCCGGCGGTGGCGCTGCGTCTGATGGACCGGATGCGGACCCCGGCGGAGGCGCTGACGAAGCGGGAGCTGGAGGTGCTGCAGCTGGTCGCGGACGGTCTGTCGAACCAGCAGATCTCCAAGCGGCTCTTCCTCAGCCAGGCCACCGTCAAGTCCCACCTGGTGCACATCTACGCCAAGCTCGGCGTCGACTCCCGCACCTCGGCGGTCGCGGCGGCCGCCACCCGTCGGCTGATCCGCACCCCCTAG
- a CDS encoding sensor histidine kinase, translated as MTAPLSSVSPATRALTPVSKVLRLCLHALLLGLLALAAGRAVTDPAARAGWVIAACAVLALVYAGGVRAPAVHSSPRAGALWLAGLGATWAGLLVVSPDGLWIAFPLYFLELHLLRLRWGVTAVAVTACAAIGGFVAHSGAATPGAFLGPLLGGAVAVATVLGYQALYRESERRRELIEELITTRAELAAAERGAGILAERERLAREIHDTLAQGLSSIQLLLRAAERALPAQAPALEHIARAREAAQENLAEARRFVRALTPPDLEHGSLAAALERLCAGVPGPRVRFSLSGTPRVLPTPYEVALLRIAQSALANVVRHARAGRAEITLTFMDASVTLDIVDDGHGFDPASVSPGSAGSGDGGFGLPAMRSRAETLGGLFTVESDPGQGTAVAVTLPLPLENLEHAELPDAVEAL; from the coding sequence ATGACTGCTCCCCTTTCCTCCGTCTCCCCCGCCACGCGCGCCCTGACGCCCGTGTCCAAGGTGCTGCGGCTGTGCCTGCACGCGCTGCTCCTCGGCCTGCTCGCGCTGGCCGCCGGGCGGGCCGTCACCGATCCCGCGGCCCGGGCCGGCTGGGTGATCGCCGCCTGCGCGGTGCTCGCCCTCGTCTACGCGGGCGGTGTTCGGGCCCCCGCCGTGCACAGCTCGCCGCGCGCCGGGGCGCTGTGGCTGGCCGGGCTCGGCGCGACGTGGGCGGGCCTGCTCGTGGTCTCCCCCGACGGGCTGTGGATCGCCTTCCCGCTGTACTTCCTGGAGCTGCACCTGCTGCGGCTGCGCTGGGGGGTCACGGCCGTCGCGGTGACCGCCTGCGCGGCCATCGGCGGGTTCGTCGCGCACAGCGGCGCGGCGACTCCCGGGGCCTTCCTCGGGCCGCTTCTGGGCGGGGCGGTGGCGGTGGCGACCGTCCTGGGCTACCAGGCGCTGTACCGCGAGAGCGAGCGCCGCCGGGAGCTGATCGAGGAGCTGATCACCACCCGGGCCGAGCTGGCCGCGGCCGAGCGGGGCGCCGGGATCCTGGCCGAGCGGGAGCGCCTGGCCCGGGAGATCCACGACACCCTCGCGCAGGGCCTGTCCTCCATCCAGTTGCTGCTGCGGGCGGCCGAGCGGGCGCTGCCGGCGCAGGCCCCGGCGCTGGAGCACATCGCCCGGGCGCGCGAGGCGGCCCAGGAGAACCTCGCCGAGGCCCGTCGTTTCGTACGGGCCCTCACCCCGCCGGACCTGGAGCACGGGTCGCTGGCGGCCGCGCTGGAGCGGCTGTGCGCGGGGGTGCCGGGGCCGCGCGTGCGGTTCTCGCTGAGCGGCACCCCACGGGTGCTGCCCACCCCGTACGAGGTGGCCCTGCTGCGGATCGCCCAGTCGGCGCTGGCCAATGTGGTCCGGCACGCGCGGGCCGGCCGCGCCGAGATCACCCTGACGTTCATGGACGCCTCGGTGACCCTGGACATCGTCGACGACGGGCACGGCTTCGACCCGGCGTCGGTGTCCCCGGGCTCGGCGGGCTCCGGCGACGGCGGTTTCGGGCTGCCCGCGATGCGCTCGCGCGCCGAGACCCTGGGCGGGCTGTTCACCGTGGAGTCCGACCCCGGGCAGGGCACCGCCGTGGCCGTCACCCTGCCGCTGCCCCTCGAAAACCTCGAACACGCGGAACTTCCGGACGCCGTGGAGGCCCTGTGA